DNA sequence from the Sphingobacteriia bacterium genome:
TGTGAAGTGCTTCCTGAAAGAATAGCATCGGATAATTCATAAGAACGCTTTATTAAAAATAAGGTTATTAAAGAATATCCTAATATTGAAAAAAGTAATTCCACCAGGTTATGTGGAGGTTCGTTTGAATTGAGTAAAGCATCTACTTCACTACCTATTTTTAATTTTATGACATTAATTGTAATTGCCACTATTAAGGTTGCAAATATTGGAGGTAAATTGTAATGAAAATACCCTTTAATCATTGCTTTAAAATATTTACGGCTTTCAGGAAATACTGCTAAAGGAATTGTTATAGGAGCCGTACAGAATAATACTATTCCAGCAATATTTCCTAATATAAATAAATACGCTATATAAAGAGATAAAATAAAGAATATAAATTCAATAATCCAAGCTAAAATAGTGATCTTCCAGCTCGTTAGTTTAAAACCTATTATTGAGGTTTCTGTATCGGCCGTAATTTTATCTGATAAATTATTAATTTTAACTGTCATGTTGTGAAATTCATCAAAGACATTACTTCCTTCATTAGAAATCAATGACAATATGAACTGAGGCATTTTAGTTATAAAATGATCTAAAGGCTTATAAATGGTATTGATAAAAAATGTGCTATTTGTTGCAATTGATAATGCGAAAGGAATACCTATTGTTATCATACAAAGATTAGTTAGGTCTAATTTTGAAGACCCAGCTCTTAATTGCATAAAATAATAAATATAAAAAACAGCTATTATTGCACCGTAAAATGACGCAAAGGATTGTCCTATACCATCATATAATACAGCTAATGTAATAGGTAAACCTTTAGTAAAATTTGCGGCAAATACAGCAATATTTATCATTTACAATACCCCATAGCTTTTAAAGCAGAAGTACATTCATCAAATTCAAGTTTTTTCTTTGGATTATTTAGATTTTTTCTCGAATTTTCTAAGATTTGCTCAGTGGTCGGTATTATACCTTTCCTTTTCTTAGTATTCTCACTTACTTCAGATTCTACACCAACATATTTAGAGGTTGCTTCAGCTACTGCTAATTTATCAAGAGTTCTTGATATTTTAAGTATAGCTACTAAAATTTCAGCTAAATATCTATTTTCTAAATCAGCTTTTTCAGCTAAATCTTTAGTTGTGTTGATTTCTTGAGCAAGCCTTTCAGCATTTTTTAAGGATCTTTCAGATTCACTTAAATTACTTTGAGAATTTATAATCAGATCTTTTAAAGCTCTTTGTCTCACTTCATTTCTTTGGTTTTCAAATAGGTAAGACATTTCTTTAGAAGAAGGAACAAAAGTATCATCTAATGCTTTACTTATTACTTCGTAATTACTGATATCTGAATTACTACTGTTTGCTATCAACTTATGAAATACAGGTATTTGATTTTTTATATTATTTCTAATTTTACTTATATCTTGGTCTAAACCTATACCTTTGTTGTAATTACCTTCTAAACCCGAGCGCATTTGCTTTATTTCACTAGTGTTTTGCTTCAAGTTAGTAATCATTTTATTTAAAGCTTCTAAATTAGCTTCAAATTTTCCATATGCCCCTGGGTCATTAACTACGTACGCACCTCCAGGTATTGGACCTAAGGCTTGAGTTGATTGATTTAATAGACAGGTACTTAAAACGGTTGTTATCATAAGGTTTTTAATCATTTTATTCATTTATTCCCCCAAATATTTTTCTATCCAATTATCTGGATATTGTTGTTTATATGATTTCATAGCTTCTACATTGTCTTTTTGAGAACTAAGTAATTTTAGGTTTTTACCTAAATGTGATAGGTTTACATCTAGTATTACTGATTTTCCACTTTCTTTCTTTTTAACAAGAACTTGATAAGGTTCAGTACAATTAACAATCCAGTTAAACTCACTTTCGTTTAAACCTAATGATTCTATGTAATATTTTTTTTGATCTTTAGCGCTACTATTAGGAAAGAAAATAGCTGTCGCCATATTATTTATAAATGATTGACCTGCTGGTGTTTCAATAACGGTTTTAACATCTTGAATAACACCTATAATAGCGCCAGTAACTTTACGCCATTCTCTTACTGCAATGTCTATAAATCTAGCAAATAAAGGGTGTGTTATAAATTTATGCAATTCATCGATAACGCACACAAATGGTACATTTTCTCTTTGCGTATAGTCCATAAAGGCATGAAAAATATATGTCGCAAGTGGTTCTATTATTTTTTCATCCTTTAATGCTTCGTCCATATCAAAGCATACTATTCTTTTCTGAAACGCAAGGTCATCTTCTTTATTATCAAAAAGGCTCGCAAAGACATTCGAGTCATTATGGGCCGTATATTCTTTTGTCCATTTACTTAATTTAGACTTTAAAGATGAAGAATCTTTCTCATTACTTATAAAAGAAACAAGAGCCTTTGAAAGAGTTATAACGTCAGAATGTTTAGCATTATAAAAATCGCTTACATTTTTCCTTATTACGTTTGCTTGCTGATCAGTAACATTTCCCGCTAAACTAACTAAGAAATTTTCTAAAAATGCTCTATTTTTCATCGAATCAGGTAACGAAAAGGGATTAAGCTTTATTTTATCATTTATCGGATCAGAATAAGCTCCATCAAATGCTTCAGTGAATATTTTCATACCACTTTTACTATCAAAACCAAGAATCCGTAAGTCTTTGTATTTAAGGCAATTCAATAAAAGATAAGTGATAAGAGTAGTTTTTCCACGTCCTGAAGAACCAAATATTAAGGTATGCCCTTTAACTTTTTCTTCATCACTATCATGAAATATAAACCCGTAATAACTATTACCTGGAGTTCTAAAATAAGCTACAGGTTCATTACCAAAATCACATTTAGTAAAACCATGATCAGACGCAATAAAATT
Encoded proteins:
- a CDS encoding type IV secretion system protein, whose translation is MINIAVFAANFTKGLPITLAVLYDGIGQSFASFYGAIIAVFYIYYFMQLRAGSSKLDLTNLCMITIGIPFALSIATNSTFFINTIYKPLDHFITKMPQFILSLISNEGSNVFDEFHNMTVKINNLSDKITADTETSIIGFKLTSWKITILAWIIEFIFFILSLYIAYLFILGNIAGIVLFCTAPITIPLAVFPESRKYFKAMIKGYFHYNLPPIFATLIVAITINVIKLKIGSEVDALLNSNEPPHNLVELLFSILGYSLITLFLIKRSYELSDAILSGSTSQGFQGAATMLATATGSFLGTSAGKILGGLAQKSKGTISNISTEMAKEFGNNHSFIIKK